The Theileria orientalis strain Shintoku DNA, chromosome 3, complete genome genome window below encodes:
- a CDS encoding uncharacterized protein (WD40 repeat-like domain containing protein) — protein sequence MDVISTVSWLPRKYCDSDFFKNYIHKDDPEPEMDVDESDKEEEVGEVPGDEFDLEHYDDDDLVPNEQMFTMSSKDEKYIEEDEEDVKARKLEESDRVIIAGVNYEHLSALVVYIYDVDTCGLEPNHTIELASFPLCSEVVGEVETMPLLAVGTFEPEINLWNISEINLLNPFVSLGGDIEDKTAVLSISHSKNTKNLLAGGYSDNVVRVWDLKQTSVAQTLNHHTNKVQVVSWNPKDPYLMFTGGFDKVVTLVDLRQSKPAVSGQFHNIFIQSTYKMEADIECAIWSSDQNTIIGLETGEVFEYDWSAGKKRWKMKAHKKNCTSISKVKGGSRNRITAITQARA from the exons ATGGACGTTATCAGTACTGTAAGCTGGCTCCCTCGCAAATATTGCGATTCTGATTTCTTCAAAAATTACATCCACAAAGATGATCCGGAGCCAGA AATGGATGTTGATGAATCCGAtaaggaagaggaagtagGGGAAGTCCCTGGAGATGAGTTCGACCTAGAACATtacgacgacgacgacctCGTTCCAA ACGAGCAAATGTTTACAATGAGTTCGAAGGACGAGAAGTACATtgaggaggacgaggaggacgtGAAG GCAaggaagctggaggagtcAGACAGGGTCATAATAGCAGGTGTTAACTACGAACACCTCTCGGCGCTGGTGGTCTACATCTACGATGTCGACACGTGTGGGCTGGAGCCGAACCACACCATTGAACTGGCAAGCTTTCCACTGTGCTCGGAGGTGGTTGGAGAAGTTGAAACGATGCCACTGCTAGCAGTTGGAACATTCGAGCCTGAGATAAACTTGTGGAACATAAGTGAAAtaaacctgctgaaccCGTTCGTATCACTGGGGGGAGACATAGAGGATAAAACGGCAGTTTTATCGATATCGCACTCAAAAAACACAAA gAACCTGCTTGCAGGAGGTTACTCAGATAACGTAGTGAGGGTTTGGGACCTAAAGCAAACATCGGTGGCACAAACACTGAATCATCACACAAACAAG GTTCAAGTTGTATCATGGAATCCCAAGGACCCTTACTTGATGTTCACAGGGGGATTTGACAAGGTGGTTACACTGGTAGACCTTAGACAGAGTAAACCAGCGGTAAGTGGACAGTtccataatatttttattcagtCAACATATAAAATGGAGGCAGATATCGAATGTGCAATTTGGTCCTCGGACCAAAACACAATT ATTGGTCTGGAGACAGGAGAAGTGTTTGAATATGATTGGTCAGCAGGAAAAAAAAGATGGAAAATGAAGGCACATAAAAAAAACTGTACAAGCATATCCAAAGTTAAAGGTGGGTCCCGTAACAGGATCACAGCAATCACACAAGCGAGAGCGTGA
- a CDS encoding uncharacterized protein (protein of unknown function DUF652 family protein), translating into MKVTKSKRNRRIVEFYKTLHSLTEPYRVLVDGSFVFAALKNKIHIKEQLPILLGGSAVPYVSNCILNELKNMGEDLSGAVLVVKHYQK; encoded by the exons ATGAAGGTaactaaaagtaaaagaAATAGAAGGATTGTTGAGTTTTATAAGACTTTACACAGTCTCACTGAACCTTATAGAGTACTAG TGGACGGTAGCTTCGTGTTCGCTGCTCTGAAGAATAAGATACACATCAAGGAGCAGTTGCCGATCCTTCTAGGAGGGTCCGCCGTACCAT ACGTTTCCAACTGTATTTTGAATGAACTGAAGAACATGGGCGAGGACCTCAGTGGAGCCGTGCTTGTAGTGAAGCATTACCAAAAGTAG